TGTCTCGCAAAGAAGGGAAGAATGTTACCAAGAAGTTAAATACCTCATAATTAAACCAGTCGACATTACGAAACAAACCAAGGTTTCCGTAATATTGTGTTATATTTGTCCGTCCTTTCTtgtaaaataataataccaatATAGTGGCAGTAATGAAATGAAGTGGGACCCccattaattatttattgccTTCAATGTAATTCCCAATTATTTAAGAAAATAATGGATCAACTGGAtctgaaaatgaaataggGGTTATAACATGAATAATATCTGATAGCAAGATATTATGTGGGAcgattataataatattactTACTAACCACTTCTAGAATATCgatcaattaattatttagtgtaggtatttttttttttttactcgGTTTTTACCCAACAAATAAAGGCACATTATACGCATCACGATGCATACATTATCATGCATCAATAAAGgttaatattatatttaattttatagtttcttcttttttagtCAAATTCCATCTTCTCAGTGTAACTTAAATATCAGGaaaatattgttttcaaattgagtattattattattcactATGATTTGATgttcttgataattttttattattgtggCTGTGAATATAAGAACACTAACGGTCACAGTATTAGCAgaatcaaaaattgtttgaagTTGTAAAATGTTTGAACCCAAAGGAGAAGCAGGAAGATTGGATAGGTATAAGGCAGTCATGTACTTGATATTTTGGAAACTTTAATTAAGAAATCTAGAAGTATATTAATTCCtctttccttttttcttttttttttttattcccTTTGGGCTACTACCAAATTGTTGcatatatgtatgtatgcGTTATTCAATACCAAATGTGTGTATCTTTATTGTTCTACTTAATAATACTCTCTTCCtccttttttcttcttttctttttcctgTTAAACTGTTGTggtcttttctttttcatccCGTATTTCTGTTGATGTGGTTGGTTTTTATTAGATTTGTCGTTGTTATTGTCTATTGAGAGCAAGTAATTTATGTGGAACCACAACACTTCTTTCATAAATACTTGccctccccccccctatatattatatagaGTTTAATTTAACTGTTGATTACTAATATTGACGGTAATTGTACATCCATCCTACTTTGAACAATTCTgttctttgttgttttaaagTTCAACTATTAGTTGTAAATTGACTATTGTGTCTGCatcttttgtttgtttttttttgcatctTTTGCGTCTTTAGCTTTTGTGTGAtgttattttcttttttcttctttctagATTTCCTTActtaacaacaataagactttttttattatatgaGGTTAGAATTCCGCTGCCGCCGTGCCGCACCATCCTCGCCCCCTCCTTCCCCTTGCCGCACTTCCTCTTACTTCATTTTACTTATTCTGTCATTCATTCATAGTAGGATTGACAAACTTAGTACATTTACTACATAATATAGAATGATCTTTTAAAGCTATATAATCTAATAGATTTGTCGATCAATTTTCTcattagttttttttttctttttgggaggcttttatttatttactCTTTATTCTATTCTGGAAACTTAtctatcaacaacaacgacaacTATTCAATACTGATATTTATACTCAGTATCTTGTTTTTACAATCCTTTTTGATTAATCAACTTCCTAATATCATAAAGTCACTCCTTTAGTATTGCAATAATGAGTATCCTTATTAATAACGGTAACCATTACTCGTTAAACTCATCAGAAACTTGCAATTCCCTAAAATCTTCtaaatcttcatcttcatcctTGTCATCgttatcttcatcttcatcttcatcttcatgCCATAAACGATCAAAAGCAGTTGATCTTAATCGgaataatagtaatagtcaaaactcatcaatatcaactgCACCAACCACGGCCACAGCAGGCACCACAACACCGAGAAAACCTTCAATCATCATACCTTCCAAACTTGCAAATCTGTCGATCCCATTGGTAAATGGTAACATCAATTATGCTCATTACTATGatacaaaacaacaaaatggTAATCACAACCAACAACTCAAAGAAGGGGAGCCACCATTATCTGCTCCTACTGCAAATAATGCTACAAAAACAACTACAGCGACAAATAACAACAGTATACAAGAATCTTTTGAAACCATACCATgtttcaattcaacaacCAACACCACAATTACCACTTCTCGTTCCAATCCAACTAATTCAAGCCCAATTAGCAATGATAATACTTTTCCTAAACAAATGATACACtggaatcaatttttacaaGAGGAAAAAGACCTTAACGATAACATGTCCACcattgatgatgacgataaAACATTTTACATGGAACAGTTGAATTTAAATGTTGGTCATACTCCTAATAATCATAGAGTTCCTGATactgataatgatttattaccAGGTACATCAAAATCACTAATAGCcaaatatcattatcaattaaattataatgatGAGGTTGAGAATATTGGTGGGAAAGAATATGATTATAGTGGAGAAagtagaaaaagaaaaggtaGTACTAGCAGTAATGATAGAAGACCAAgaagaggaggaagaaCTAGTCAAGTGTTTCGAAACACATTGAATAAGTTTACttttaaaccaaaaataaagTAAAAATAAAGTAAAAAATTTACACTAAATTTCACTTTGTTGgctttttttgttttgttttgttttattaaaGAGTTACATACTGGTATGTTTGTTGTATAGtatgctgttgttgttgttgttgttgttatagtagtaataaaatatttaattctttaaatcgacgaaaatgaaagatcaataatatatgtAAACTAATTTGAGTGGATACGGGTTCTTGAAAAGTTTGATTTACACATGGTCGTAGaattccaaatcaaattgaaggATTgacttcttttcttttcttttctttttttttcttttcttttcttttcttttcttttctttcacTTTTCctgtttataatttttctaGAGTATTGAATAGTTTGTTCTAGACGTCTAGTTGATTAATTCTTAACGCCTCATATTTCTGGATTGGCGCTGCCTTATATTATATGTTTTATTTCCGCCTCATGTTCCTTACttattaaataatctaGATTTCAGTTTTGCCTAACTTGGCAGTTATATTAGTACGATTcctcttttctttttctatgTTTATTCTGATTCGTTAGATTTGTCTTGATGGCTTTTGTTTtcagaattgaaaaatttaaaacaatcaaagAACATTTCTGTACCGCAAATGTATCGACTTTTTCGATGGtgtgttattgttgttttgttgcGAAATATAATAGCTTCTGCTTTATATCCTTTGTGTTGATCCTTCCCCTCCTTTCATACTTGTAAAATTACAATTGGTATTTTCAACCAATATTACCACACGTCATGCACTAACTCAAATgggcaaaaaaaagagagatAGGAATTACGTCATTTTATTATGTTTTTACGTGGACTAGAAGGTTAAGATAATTTCTGgttattttgttgataattgaGTTTTGTTCGACCTCCACCAATCTTTAAACTCTCGTTGAGTATTcattttaatgattttttgaaatcagAAGGGGTGTTTCTAACCCAGGATTGTTTTATTGAGAGGTTGAAACATCAATGTGTTagtttattgatttggGTTGGTTTAATAGAAAAATATCAGTAGGTGTTCAATAATTGTAGTTTATTTTCTTGGCTAAAATTGTTGCgaaaaattgacaaaataataacaaaaagtATTTTAGATGCTAAAACATAATAGTAGGAATATCTACCTGAACCATTTACATTCAACAACTGGCAAGAACCTTCCTAATAATTTGCAAGAGTAATCACAAttaaaccaaaatcaaagttTACCGTGTATATAGTTGGACAGAAAGCTGTCACATTGGTTTAATACATAGTTGAATATGTATGcatgaaacaacaacaatacaaTTACAGCTCATGATCcttcaattaatttcaacATTCAAACAACATAACACCTTGTGTAAATGAGGTTATGAGTACATGTGAACAACAAATCTTATGACTAAACTCGGGTCGTGTACTTTTGACGATTGAGTCATTTTTACCAATTAGGCAATTAATTTTTGctaaattttcattaacCGCGCTGGCCATCCCAACAAACAATATAAAAGCTGacaacgaaaaaaaaaaaaaaaaaaaaaaaactccaattctgaaaaatttttcttcttcttcatactaaacaaaacaactataaagataatcaattaataatgtcACAACAACCTagtgaaaataaattatggGGTGGTCGATTCACTGGCGCCACTGATCCATTAATGGATTTATACAATGCTTCATTACCTTATGATAAAGTTATGTATGATGCAGATTTAACTGGTACTAAAGTATATACTCAAGGATTGAACAAATTAGGATTAATTACCactgaagaattgaatctGATTCATCAAGGTTTAGAACAAATTAGACAAGAATGGcatgataataaatttattattaaagcTGGTGATGAAGATATTCATACTGCTAATGAACGTAGATTAGGAGAAATCATTGGGAAAAACATTTCTGGTAAAGTTCATACTGGTAGATCCAGAAATGATCAAGTTGCTACTGATATGAGAATTTTTGTTCGTGAATCATTACTTAATTTAAGTAAGATTTTACATCAATTCATTACAGCAATTCTTGAACGAGCTcataaagaaattgatgtaTTAATGCCTGGTTATACTCATTTACAAAAAGCTCAACCTATTAGATGGGCTCATTGGTTAAGTTCATATGCAACTTATTTCACTGAAGATTATAAACGTTTACAAGAAATCATTACTCGTGTTAATCAATCTCCATTAGGATCTGGTGCTTTAGCTGGTCATCCCTACGGTATTGATCGTGAATTTTTAGCTAAAGGATTAGGATTTGATGGTGTTATTGGGAATTCTTTAACTGCAGTTTCTGATCgtgattttgttgttgaaagtTTATTTTGGAGTACATTATTTATGAATCATATTTCTCGATTTTCAGaagatttaattatttattctaGTGGTGAATTTGGATTTATAAAGTTAGCTGATGCTTACTCTACTGGTTCATCATTAATGccacaaaagaaaaatcctGATTCATTAGAATTATTACGTGGGAAAAGTGGCAGAGTGTTTGGTCAGTTATCTGGGTTTTTAATGTCAATTAAATCCATTCCATCAACCTATAATAAAGATATGCAAGAAGATAAAGAACCATTATTTGATGCATTGACTACCGTAGAacattcaattttaattgcTACTGGTGTGATTTCTACTTTACTGattgataaacaaaatatggAAAAAGCTTTAACTATGGATATGTTAGCTACTGATTTAGCAGATTATTTAGTTAGAAAAGGTGTTCCATTTAGAGAAACTCATCATATTTCTGGTGAATGTGTTAGAAAagctgaagaagaaaaattgtcGGGAATTGACCAATTAtcatttgaacaatttcaacaaattgattcacgttttgaaaaagatgtTATGGAaacttttgattttgaagcTAGTGTGGAAAGAAGAGATGCTATTGGTGGTACTGCTAAGAGCGCTGTTTTAAAACAGttagaaaatttgaaatcaattttaaattaatttataaataatcatATAGTATTCaatgttttgttttgtttttttttttttttttatggaAATGTACAAACAgtatataatcaattaatagaAAGATACCCTGTATTCCATTGTATCGCCTTTGGGATGTCTATAATACCAACTTTCAAGAATGAgaaattaaacaacaatttctttcaCCAATCAACTCGTCTATATTCAATAAACTCATTCTGGtcttttcaaatatttaatgTTATCCTGATCAAACttacaaatcaaaaatgtatcaaaatcattcattagttcttcttcttttgttaTCTTTGTCACTATATTTCTCTCCATCCAGACCAAAAATACTTCCATTGTGAAGATCGTCTGAATCATAATCAGCAACTACCTCTTCCATTTCAGAGAATTcagatttttcaaaataggTATCACGGGCCAAGTACACACAAGACAAACGATACGAGTGCTGGGATATTTCTTTCAATGTATCACTAAATTCGTTGAGATTTAAAGAGAGCCCTTTGACTGCTTTCATTACTTTCCTCACATCATGAGCATCCACATTCAAATTTCCTGTAGCCCTTTATTCttagttttcttttcttattcttttcttcgTACATTGAAATCACAAATGGTGATATCAAACGAAGGTCACACTGACTTATGTCTAATACCTCCAATGATGATACTGGTAACTTAACCAGGTCTACTCTTTTCAAACGATTTCTCATTAGTGTCAATTTACGTAGGTTCTTCAACCTTTCAAACGATGCAAATAGCTTTTGTATTCCCATTTCCATTAATATTAGATATTCAACACTAACTGGGAAATAGATCAACATCTAACCTTTTTATGTCACCCCCACTGATTCTAATTTCTCGAAGTCTAGATTCTTGTAAATTCAATAGCTCCAATGTTTCCTGATCAATATTAAAACCCTTTAGTGCAAAACTACCCAACACCATGGGCCATGGAAAACTATTACaatcattttttaaataaaaatgttgaattaCATATACCAGACACAGATGACTATGATTTCATGAAAGAAGGAATATATGGAGGTAGAGTAATAGCAAATAACGGAATTTATGAAGAAGATATATTATATGCAGATGTAGTATCTTTATATCCAAGTAGTATGAAACTATTAAAACATGGATATGGAAAGCCAAAAAAGGTAACtgaaataaattgaaatcttcATGGTATATATAAAGTTAAACTTACACATAAATGTGATGAAGAACCAGAAGATTACATGAAATTTGTACCAAGAAGAATAGATGAAAGATCACATTGGGAGTGGTTTAAAGAACATGAAGGAACATACCATACttatgatttattaattgcaAAAAGTGAGGGATTCAATATCGAAATTATAACTGGAATTGAGTATGAATATATAGGATATATATTTTCAGATTTTATAGATGCATTATATTCgctaaaagaaaatcataGTAATTGTAGTTGTGAACAACAACCATGCTCAATAAGACATATTGCAAAAATAGCGTTAAATGGTGGTGGATATGGAaaatttgttcaaaaaCCAATTGAAATAGATATATACATAGTTAAAAGAGATATAGTAGCTGgtgaatttgataaattagaaACAGATGAAAATGGTTTCATAAATTTAAATGGatataaaataaagaaaCCTGAATTTTACAACTTAGATGGAGAAGAGTATGATAAAATGGTTATagaaaaaattcaaaaaccAATATATGCAACGCAAAATGGTATTTCTATATTAAGTGGTTCAAGATATAGACTTTATAATTTAtgtaaatcatttaatggAATTGATGTATTATATAGTGATACTGATAGTATATTTATAAGAAAAGCAAGTATAGACTATGATAACTTTAAGAAAACATGTGGAACAGATATAGGAATGTTAGACgaaacaattaaaaatagtAAAGATAATACAATAGAAAAATTAGTAATATGTGGACCTAAAATGTATGGATATACATATGTTAATAGAaacaatgaaaagaaaacaaatatatacTGAAAAGGTGTTCCAAAAGACATGATACGATTAGAGCATTTAGAAAAAATagtaaaagaagaaaaagaagtacAGTACATATTTACAATTCTAAGAAAGAAACTAACAACTATAGACGAAAGAGAAATAGAAAAGAATGTTGGTGCAACAATGCTAGGAAAACGTATATTATAGCATAAATAAGTTTAACAAAATGAGTAAGTCAAACATTaataagaaattgaaactcttagagaaatcaatttatgaTGATctaatcaacaaaataaaaggATTAGATTTAGACAAtgcaattattgaaaaaattgaaggtACAATATCAAAACCTAAAAGAAAAGCACCTGTCACTCCGATAGAAAAACAATGCGGAAAGTTGACAAAGAAAGGTGAAAAATGTAAAATTGCTATGTGTTATAAAAGAACATGTTGGGCCCACTTAacaaaagaacaaaaagaagaatatagaaaattaaaaaaaataaggtGTGGGGTGGCACATATGAAATCGTTTTAGATCTGGGGTGAGcaatgaataataaacaatatcatAAATGGGAGTGGGGAGATGGAGGGGAAAGCAAATGCAAAGGAATATGCCAAAACGAAGGTGAAAACGAAGGGGGAAGTAAGTGTGAAAATGAAAGTGAAAACGAAGGGGGAAGTAAATGTAAAAACGAAGGTGAAAGCGAAGGGTGAAGTAAATGTAAAAACGAAGGTGAAGATGAGTGTGAGTGTGAAAACTGTAGGACTTTTGTTTATAGAGCGCCTAGAATGTATATATTCTTAGATAGTTCCTCAATTCCTCTTCTGCGACTCGACGTCGAGAGGGGGAATTGTCCAGCTATATATACCTATATAAGTCGTGTACGCATGCCCATGCACTTAACCGAGGTTCTCCTCATAACGCCAACAAAAACGAATGCGAAGATGAGTGTGAGTGTGAAAACGAACGTGGGCCAGGGGTAGGTCAAGGTTTTTGTTTAACACAGTGTGTCCTAAATGGAAAAAACGTGCCTCCATGTTTCGAAAACAACGGAAAAACGTATTCACTATGGAAGAAAATTTCTAGAAACTCATGAATTTCCCATTAAAATGGAAGATGTCTATAAACCCAGGCTCCAACCATTCCAATCCTCTAACCAAAACTTAGTGTCTTCATACTTTTCCTCTTGAACAAGTTGGACAAATGGTGATTTCGTATCAAGTTTACAGTACGTTAAATCTATGATATTCAATGATGATACTGGAAGTTCCACAGGGGGTTGATATTGGAGGTTATTATGTGTGAGAAGCAACTTTTTTAAGTTCTTTAAAAGTCTGAAATATCCACATAATTCTCGAATTcccattttctttaaaattaaaactcTAACACTAGTTGGAAGTGCATCTGCATTTAATCTTTTAAAGTGACCACCACGAATGTCAATCTCTTGAAGATTAGATTCATTCAAGTTCATGAATTCCAACGAGCAAGGATTAAAACCAAAGTAGTGTAAACGAAGAATTCTTAATGATTTTGGCCATTTAATTTCTCTATCCAATTGTCCCATCTCTCCATGTTTACGAGCAACTAATTGAAAGTGTTCTAAACTATCTGGTAAATGGTACATAAAATCTGGTGTATCAAAAGCCAAATGGTTAGCTGTTACTTGGAGGTATTTAACCTTTTGAGGAATTCTGAAACTATCATCAAACTGTAATTCCCGACTACGCATACGTACATATTCTAAATTTTCAGAAAGGTGCAAGTATCCATAAGTGAAGTTTAACCCCCAAAGTTCTAAATGTTTTAATGTAGGAGGAAAAACAAGAGTGTTCAAATCAACCGTCATAAAATTAGCAAactttattgataaatattttaaatttggtGGAAAGTCCAATGTGACATCAAACAAATCACCAGGTATAAATTCTGGGATTGAAAAGTCATAATCTGTCCCCACgtattcaaatttttctaaCTCGGGAAATAAATTACCTTTAAATACGCCAATTGGATAGGTGCAAAACTTTATggataattcttttaaatgCTGAAACTTTCTTAAGCCATCATAGTTAGTTAGTCTGCCACAATATCTCAAATCAAGCTTTTTCAAGTTCGGAGCAACAAGTCCGATCTCATCAAAGAATACAACGCCTGGTAAGGCAAGGAGTAAATATTCCAACTTGGTCATTTCTCCACTGACCGATTCAATTGACGCTGGCTCTGTTGCAAGGCTCAATTTCCGTAAGTTTGGTGGCAAAATCACTTTAGGTGACCGCGGACCTTCGATTCCTAAAACCTCTAAAGATGAAGGAAAAGAATAACTAGTCACTCTTTCTTGAACAAACACTCGTCTCATGTTCAACCTCTTTAGTCCATCGATATTATAACTAGCTAGTGTCGTATCTCCTAGGGTAAGTTCTACTAGAACAGTAGGTAAGGTCGTTATGTGTccaaaattcattaatacCAAATAATGGAATTTGATATTAGAACTCACAAGTATCTCCGAACTCTTTTGTTGATCGGCATCATTCGTTACAAAAAAAGCACCATAAAGATTTAAGGCATTATGCAAAACTTGAGGACAGATATCCAACACCTTCTTAAATACATCCAAATCCTGAATGACAACAAATTTGGGAAATATATTCCATTGATCAATGCCCCGCTTCAAACTTCTCGGCCTAATACCTAGAAGTTCACAATTACAATCACTATAATCAGTGTTTCTTTTTACAATGTTACTGATTGACATCTTTGACAAAATTGCACTAGCAACAACTTCTCTAATAGGTGGGAAGTATAATAGCTCTGGTAACATACATCTAGGCAAGTAATCGACAATTGTTGCAACAATATCTGAGGGAAGTTTTCCTAGACCAACAAAGACGTCTGTATCGGTATTAGAAATGGATGTCATgagattgattgattgtgGTGATTGGCAATggtaaatttaaaaatgcAGGTACtcaaaaaggaaaagaaaagaaagaaagaaagcaAAGAAATCAAACTAAAGACTC
This sequence is a window from Candida dubliniensis CD36 chromosome 7, complete sequence. Protein-coding genes within it:
- a CDS encoding argininosuccinate lyase, putative (Similar to C. albicans ARG4) codes for the protein MSQQPSENKLWGGRFTGATDPLMDLYNASLPYDKVMYDADLTGTKVYTQGLNKLGLITTEELNSIHQGLEQIRQEWHDNKFIIKAGDEDIHTANERRLGEIIGKNISGKVHTGRSRNDQVATDMRIFVRESLLNLSKILHQFITAILERAHKEIDVLMPGYTHLQKAQPIRWAHWLSSYATYFTEDYKRLQEIITRVNQSPLGSGALAGHPYGIDREFLAKGLGFDGVIGNSLTAVSDRDFVVESLFWSTLFMNHISRFSEDLIIYSSGEFGFIKLADAYSTGSSLMPQKKNPDSLELLRGKSGRVFGQLSGFLMSIKSIPSTYNKDMQEDKEPLFDALTTVEHSILIATGVISTLSIDKQNMEKALTMDMLATDLADYLVRKGVPFRETHHISGECVRKAEEEKLSGIDQLSFEQFQQIDSRFEKDVMETFDFEASVERRDAIGGTAKSAVLKQLENLKSILN
- a CDS encoding DNA-binding protein, putative (Similar to Kluyveromyces lactis TRF1;~encoded by linear plasmid in K. lactis and others; see refs. to P05476) translates to MSKSNINKKLKLLEKSIYDDLINKIKGLDLDNAIIEKIEGTISKPKRKAPVTPIEKQCGKLTKKGEKCKIAMCYKRTCWAHLTKEQKEEYRKLKKIRCGVAHMKSF
- a CDS encoding conserved hypothetical protein (putative LPF gene family member), encoding MTSISNTDTDVFVGLGKLPSDIVATIVDYLPRCMLPELLYFPPIREVVASAILSKMSISNIVKRNTDYSDCNCELLGIRPRSLKRGIDQWNIFPKFVVIQDLDVFKKVLDICPQVLHNALNLYGAFFVTNDADQQKSSEILVSSNIKFHYLVLMNFGHITTLPTVLVELTLGDTTLASYNIDGLKRLNMRRVFVQERVTSYSFPSSLEVLGIEGPRSPKVILPPNLRKLSLATEPASIESVSGEMTKLEYLLLALPGVVFFDEIGLVAPNLKKLDLRYCGRLTNYDGLRKFQHLKELSIKFCTYPIGVFKGNLFPELEKFEYVGTDYDFSIPEFIPGDLFDVTLDFPPNLKYLSIKFANFMTVDLNTLVFPPTLKHLELWGLNFTYGYLHLSENLEYVRMRSRELQFDDSFRIPQKVKYLQVTANHLAFDTPDFMYHLPDSLEHFQLVARKHGEMGQLDREIKWPKSLRILRLHYFGFNPCSLEFMNLNESNLQEIDIRGGHFKRLNADALPTSVRVLILKKMGIRELCGYFRLLKNLKKLLLTHNNLQYQPPVELPVSSLNIIDLTYCKLDTKSPFVQLVQEEKYEDTKFWLEDWNGWSSGL